The genomic interval TGAGGAGGTGGAGCGGCAGCGCAAGCTCTACTCCCAAGCCTTCGACGAGGTGGTGAAGCGGGAGTTGCGCCGGCTGATCCTCGAGGAGGGCAAGCGCGCCGATGGCCGCGGCCCCAAGGACGTGCGCAACATCTGGATCGAAGCCGACGTGCTACCCCGAACGCACGGTTCGGCGGTCTTCGCCCGCGGCGAGACCCAGGTGCTGGGGGTGGTTACCCTGGGTACGGGCCGTGACGCCCAACTGGTGGACGACCTCGGCCTAGATACCGAAGACCCCTTCTTGGTGCACTATAACTTTCCCCCTTACTCCACCGGCGAGGTCAAGCGCCTGCGCGGGGTAAGCCGCCGCGAGGTGGGGCACGGCAACTTGGCCAAGCGGGCTTTGCGCCCCGTGCTCCCCAGCCAGGAGGAATTCCCCTACACCATCCGGGTGGTGGGGGATGTGCTCGAGTCCAACGGCTCGAGCTCCATGGCGACAACCTGCGCCGGTTGCCTGGCCCTGATGGACGCGGGCGTACCGATCAAAAAACCGGTGGCCGGCGTGGCCATGGGCTTGGTGAGCGAAGGCGACCGCCACGTGGTGCTCACCGACATCCTGGGCCTCGAGGACGCCCTGGGCGACATGGACTTCAAGGTGACCGGCACCAAAGACGGGGTGACCGCCTTGCAGATGGACATCAAGATCTCCGGCCTCTCGTCCGAGACCCTGCGCCAAGCCCTGATGCAGGCCAGGGAGGCCCGGCTTTTGATCCTGTCCAAGATGGCCGAGGTCCTGCCCGAACCGCGCCGCGAACTCAAGCCGCAGGTCCCGCGCATCCTCACCCTCAAGGTCCCGGTCGAGAAAATTGGAGCCATCATCGGCCCCGGTGGAAAAAATGTGCGGGCCCTGGAGGAGCTGGGTGTCGAGGTGGATATCGAGCAGGACGGCACCGTGCGGCTCTTCTCGGTCAACGCCCAGGCCGCCGAGGAAGCCAGAAGCCGCATCCTGGGCCAGACCCAGGAGGCCCGCATCGGCGAGGTCTACGAGGGCACGGTCTCGAGGATCACCAGCTTCGGCGCTTTCGTGACACTTTTCCCCGGCACCGATGGCCTGTTGCACATCAGCCAGATCGCTCCGGGCCGGGTGGAGCGGGTCGAGGACGTGCTCAAGCTGGGAGACAAGATCCGGGTCAAGGTCAACAAGATCGACGAAAAAGGCCGGGTGGATCTGGTCCGCCCCGAACTCGAGGGTCAAGTCCCCCCGCGTAAACCGCCGGTCAAGCGCTAAACGCACAACGCCCGCCGCGAAGCGCAGCCTATCCCTGGCGCTAGGCGACAGGCACGGAACAAATGGAGTACGACATGAACGACATCCCCAACCGCCCCCCTAACCCACGGGGGCCCCGCAAACGCCGGATGCGCCCCAAGCCCACCGGCCCGCTGATCCTCGCCAAACCCAGCGAGCACGTAGAGATCATCCCGCTGGGAGGCATGGGCGAGATCGGCAAAAACATGTTCGCCTTCCGCTACCACGACGAGATTCTGGTAGTGGACGGCGGCCTGGCCTTCCCCGAAGAGCACATGCCGGGGGTGGACTTGCTGATCCCCCGCATCGACTACCTCCTCGAGCACCAGGAGCTCATCAAGGGCTGGGTGCTCACCCACGGCCACGAGGACCATATCGGGGCCTTGCCCTTCATCATGCCCCAGCTGCCTCGGGTCCCCGTTTACGGGGCCAAGCTCACCCTGGGGCTGGTCAAAGGGAAGCTCGAGGAGTTCGGCCTGCGCGCCGGAGACTTCAACTTCAAGGAAGTCTCCCCCGACGAACGCATTCAGATCGGACGCTTCTTCGTCGTGGACCTCTTCCGCATGACCCACTCCATCCCCGACAACTCGGGGATGATCATCCATACCCCCATCGGCAAAATCGTCCACACCGGAGACTTCAAGCTCGACCCCACCCCCATCGACGGCAAAACCAGCCACCTGGCTAAAATCGCGCAAGCTGGGGCTGAGGGGGTGCTGTTGCTCATCGCCGACTCCACCAACGCCGAGCGGCCCGGCATCACCCCCAGCGAGTCGGAGATCGCCAAGGGCCTCGACGCCATCATCGGCAAGGCCAAGGGCCGTATCTTCGTCACCACCTTCGCCTCGCACATCCACCGCATCCAGTCGGTCATCACCGCCGCGGAAAAGTACGGGCGCAAAGTGGCGATGGAAGGCCGCAGCATGCTGAAGTTCAGCCGGATTGCCCAGGAGCTGGGCTACATGAGCGTGCGCGACCGTATCTACACCCTGGACGAGATCAACCACCTCCCCGATGAGCAAGTCCTGGTGCTCTCCACCGGCTCGCAGGGTCAGCCCGAGGCCGCCCTTTCCCGGCTGGCCTTTGGCGGACACGCCAAGTTCGCCCTCAAGCCCGGCGACACGGTAATCCTCTCCTCGAGCCCCATCCCCGGCAACGAGGAAGCGGTCAACCGGGTCATCAACCAGCTGTATCGGCTGGGGACTTACGTCTACTACCCGCCCACCTACCGGGTGCACGCTTCCGGCCACGCCTCACAGGAAGAGCTCAAGATCATCCTGAACCTCACCAACCCCAAGTTCTTCCTGCCCTGGCACGGGGAAAACCGCCAGCAGACCAACTTCAAGTGGCTGGCCGAGAGCATGGGCCACCCACCCCAACGCACCCTGATCGTGGAAAACGGGCAGCGGGTCAAGCTCACCGCCGACAGCATCAGCGTCGAGGGAGAGGTGCCGGCGGGGGTGCTCTACGTGGACGGTCTGGGGGTGGGCGATATCACCGATGAAATCCTCGAGGACCGTCAACACATGGCCGCCGAAGGGGTAGTGGTCATCACTGCGCTGGTAAGCCGCGAAGCTCCCGCGGTGCAGGTTGTCTCCAAGGGGTTTGTAAAGGCAGGGGAGCGCTTGTTGAACGAGGTTCGCAACCTGGTCTTCGAGGCTATCCACGCGGGGGTGCGGGAGAAAAAGCGGCTCGAGGTCATCCGCGACGACATCTACTACCCGGTGAAGAAATTCCTGCGCAAGGCCACCGGGCGTGACCCGGTCATCATCCCGATGGTGATTGAGGGGTAAGCCCCCTTGCCCCGGATTGTCCCCTGCTAATCGCAGCAGGGGGCATCACTCAAGCCGTCTCAGATACCCCCTCAGCTCTTCTCGGTTGATCTCCCCGAGGTGCCGGGCCAGGAGATTGCCCTTGGCGTCGAAAAACAGCGTGGTAGGCAGACCCTGGATTTGCAAAGCCTCCGACAGGGCAGTCTTTTTGTCCAGCAGCAAATTGGGGATCTCTTTGCGCTTGACCTCGTCCAGGAAGATGCGGATGGCCTCGGGACCTTCGCCCATGTTGACGAAGACAAACTGCACGTCGTGCTGGCGGGCAGCCTCCTCGAGCAGCAACGGCATCTCCCGGCGGCAGGGAGCACACCAGGTAGCCCAGGCGTTGAGCACCACCGGCTTACCCACGAACGCCCGGAGGTTTTGGGGCTGGCCCTGCTCGGTCTCAAGGACAAGATTCGGCAACGGCTGAGCCGCCGGGCGGGAGGTCGGGCGGCCCAACAGGCCGTACACCACCCCCCCTACGGCCAACACCGCCAGGCCCCAACGTAAGAGGTTGGCTCGAGCGGGCGACATCTGCTCTAACCTAGCAAAGGCCCCCGTGAGATGCATCTAGCCGGATGGGTCAAGGCGAAACCAAAAAAAGGCGTGGGGCCCCAAGGTGAGGAGATAGGGCGGTTCGCCGATGGGAGGAAAGGCGGCCTGGCCGATCATCTCCACCGGGGTTAAGCCTTTCCAGGGGGAGAGGTCGAGGGCTACCGGCTGGGCGTGGCGCGAGAGGTTGTGCACCACCAGCGCATGCATCCCGGCATAGCTTCGCATGTAGGCCAGCACCTTGGGGTTGTCTGAGGATAAGAAGCTGATATCCCCTCGCCCAAAAACCGGATACCCCTTGCGCACCTGGATGATCCGGCGGACCCAGTTAAGCAAACTGGTAGGGGTGCGCTCTTGGGCCTCGACGTTCACCGCCTGATAGCTGTAGGGCGGGTCCACGATCACCGGGCTATACAGCCTCGAGGTATCGGCCCGGGAGAAGCCCGCGTTGCGGTCGATGCTCCACTGCATGGGGGTGCGCACCCCGTGGCGGTCGGGCAGGTAGATGTTATCGCCCATCCCGATCTCGTCGCCGTAGTAGAGGATGGGGCTGCCTGGCAGGGTGAGCAAGATCGAGTGCAGCAGCTCGATTTTCCGCCGATCTCCATCCAGCAACGGGGCTAGCCGCCTCCGAATGCCCACGTTCACCTTCATACGCGGGTCCTTGGCGTACTCGGCGTACATATAGGCGCGCTCTTCCTCGGTGACCATCTCCAAGGTCAGCTCGTCGTGGTTGCGCAGGAAAATAGCCCATTGGCAGTCCGGGCGGATCTCGGGCAGGCTGCGCATGATCTCTTCGATAGGCCTCGCCTCCTCGCGGGCTAGGGCCATGAAGATCCGCGGCATCACCGGGAAGTTGAAGCACATGTGGAACTCGGGGCGCTCAGCGGTGCCGAAGTAAGCGACCACATCTTTTGGCCACTGGTTAGCCTCGGCCAACAGTAGCTTGCCCGGAAAGTTCCGGTCGATGAAATGGCGCAGCTCGGCCAGGAAAGCATGGGTCTCGGGGAGGTTTTCGCAGTTGGTTCCCTCGCGCTCAAACAGATAGGGCACCGCGTCTACCCTAAACCCGTCCAGGCCCAGCTCGAGCCAGAACCGCACCACCTCTAACATCTCCTCGCGCACCTTGGGGTTGTCATAGTTGAGATCGGGCTGGGAGGAAAAAAACCGGTGCCAGTAGAACTTGCCTACCCTAGGCTGGTAGGTCCAGTTGGAAATCTCGGTATCGGTGAAGATGATGCGGGCGTCCTTGTATTTTTCCGGGGTTTCCGACCAGACATAGTAGTCGTGGTAGGGGTTACCGGGGCCCTGGAGGGCTTCTTGGAACCAGAAATGCCGATCAGAGGTATGGTTCACCACCAAATCGGCGATGACCCGAATGCCGCGGGCGTGGGCCTCCTCGAGGAAATGCCGAAAATCGTCCAGCGTTCCGTAATCGGGGTTGATCGCCTTGTAATCGGCGATATCATAGCCATCGTCCTTGAGCGGCGAGGGGTAGAAGGGCATCAGCCATAAACAGTCCACCCCCAGGGCCTGCAGGTAATCCAGGCGCGAGGTGAGTCCGGGAAAGTCACCTACGCCATCGGCGTTGGAATCCTGGAACGAGCGCACGTGCAGCTCGTAAAAAACGGCATCCTTGTACCACAGGGTATCGGCAGCGGTCACGCCCACCAAGTTACCATATCCGACCCGCCCCGCCTTTACAGACCCTTGCCAGGGGTCTAGGCTGAGGGCGAAACGGGCACCATGCACAGGTTATGCCCCCTTCTCTTCCTTTGTATCGCCGCTTGGGCCGCCCCGCCCGACGCCTACGGATACCCGCCCGAGGTCCGGATCGTCAGCGCCCAAGACCGCGAGGCCTTTATGCGTTGGTTTGCCGCCATCGCCGAGGCCCAGTACACGGCCCGAAGCCCAACGTGGAAACCCGAAGACCAAGACTGCGCCGGACTGCTGCGCTTCGCCTATGTGGAAGCGCTCAAACCCAAGACCGCCGAATGGTTCGCCCGGTTTCCCTACCTGCCCGAGCGGGCCATCCCCGCGGTGAGGTCGCTAACATACCCCCTTCCCCAAATAGGCCGCAGCGTGTTCCGGGTGGCCCCTGGGGCCTACCGACAGGGCGACGTGGAGGCGGGCCGGCTCGTCGGGCGCACCACCGCTTGGTATTTGATGCGCTATAACACGGTCTTCCTGGGCCGCACCCCGGACAAGGCCCGCCGCGGCGATCTGCTCTTTTTCGTCCACCCTCTGGCCGAGGGTTCGGCCTATCACAGCATGGTCTATCTCGGCGGGGGCATGGTGGTGTACCACACCGGGTTGCGCCCGGAGGAAGGAGGGGAGGTTAGGCTGCTCTCCCTCGAGACCCTGCGGCAACACCCGGAGAAAAGCTGGCATCCGGTGCCGGAGAATCCCGGATTTCTGGGATTTTTTCGCTGGAAGATCCTCGTTGGCCCCTAAGCGGCCAGGCCCTGCTCGACGCCCGAAAGGATGCTATGAAACACTTTCTACAGGGGATTTTATGGACGCTGTTGGTGCTGCCGGTGTTCGCCCAAAGCGGGACGCGGATGGAGCTTTACGGCGGGGGGGTCAAGAGCCCACAGGAGCCGGTCGCCCTCGAGTACTACATCCAGCGCCCGCAGAGTACCCGCCTCGAGCTATTCCGCCTGTATGAGCCAGAAAAGCTGCTGGCCCTGTACGGCCCGCGCGGGGTGCGGGTGGAGGGGCTGGAGCGGCTGAAAAAAACCCGGCTGCGGGTCATTCCGGTCTACCCCGGGGGAAGCGCCTACGGAACCATCCGCATCGGTCGGCTTCCCCCTGGCCTCTACTACGCCCGGATCGGGGGCGGGCTAGGTCGAACGCTGATCCTGGTCACCCGGCTGGGTCTGGTGGTCAAGGCCGAGCCGGGGCAGACCCTCACCTACACCGCGGATCTGGCCAGCGGCAAACCGCGAGCCGCCCGGATCTATCTGCTGGAGCGGGGGGTGGCGAGGCAGGCCACCGCCGATGCGAGCGGGATCGCCCGGCTACCCAGCCCCGCCCACGGCGACGGGGCCGTGGTAGCTGCCCGCTACGGGATGGACTGGGCCTTCAGCCGCCTCTTCTGGAACGGCTGGAGTCTAGTCAAAAATCGGGTCTACCTGGTAACCGACCGACCGGTGTACCGGCCCGGCCACCCGGTGTTCTTCAAAGGCATTGCCCGCAGCGCCGCAGGGCTCAAGCCGCGGGCGGGCCAGCGCCTCGAGGTCCGGGTGGTGAACAGCGACGACGAGGAGATCTTCCAGCAGACCTTCACCACCGACGCCTACGGCAGCTTCTCAGGGGAGTTCCGCCTAGGCCTGGACGCCCCTCTGGGGGATTACCGCCTCGAGGCGCGGCTGGAGGGCGAGACCCACGACACGAGCTTCGAGGTGCAGGAGTTCGTCAAGCCGGAGTACCAGGTGAGCGTGACCCCTAGCCGTCCTACGGCTATTCAGGGGGACCAGGTCCGCTTCACGGTCAAGGGCGAGTACCTCTTTGAGGGCCCGGTGGCGGGGGGCAAGGTGCAGTGGTCGCTGCTGCGCTCGCCCTACTACCGCTATGACCAGGGCCTCCCTTACGAGTTCTACGGCGACGCCGAAGAGGCGTACGGCGACGTGATCCAGCGCGGCGAGGGAACCCTGAACGAACGGGGGGAGCTGGTGGTGGAGGTTCCCCTCGAGCGCCAGGACGACGATTACCGCCTCTCGCTCCAGGCCAGCGTCAGCGACGAGACCCAGCGCGAGCAGCGAGGGGCGGCCAGCCTGGTGGCCTACCGGGCGGGGATCGTGCTGGGGCTCGAGACCGACCGCTACGCTTACCAAAGCGGCGACTCCCTCCTGCTCAACGTCCGCGCCGAAGACCTCCAGGGCAGGCCGGTCGCGGTGCCCTTCACCCTGGTCGCCGAGCGGGAGTTCTGGGTGCGGAGCAAGGGTGTCCGGCGCGAGCAGGTGAGCGCCCGCCAAGGCCAGACGAACGCCAGGGGCGAGGCCACGCTGCACCTTTCCTTCTCCGCGCAGGGCTCGTACCGCTTCACCCTCAGCGCCAAAGACCCCCAAGGCCGCCCCACCCGCGAGCAGGCTTACGTGTGGGTTTCGGGGGATTCCTACTGGTTCTGGGGGTACGAGGGGCTTACGGTGCGCTCCGATAAAAAGGTCTATAAGCCGGGCGAGGAGGCGGTGTTCGTGATCCAGTCGCCGGTCGAGAACGGTTACGCGCTGGTCACGCTGGAGGGCCAGTCCCTGCGAAAAGCCGAGGTGGTGAAGATGAACGGCTCGGCGCTCACTTACCGCCTCAAGGTGACCGAGGCCATGGGGCCCAACAGCTACCTGAGCGTGAGCGTGATCGGCAAGGGGGACTACTACCAGGGCGAGGCCGAGTTCTTGGTGCCGCCGGAGCAGAGGTTTTTGAACGTGGCCATCCGGCCCAGCGCCGAGAGTTTCAAGCCCCAGGACACCGCCACCTACACCCTGCGGGTAACCGACGCCTCCGGCAAACCGGTAAAGGCCCAGGTCACGGTAGGGTTGGTGGACGAGGCGATTTACCTGGTTCGGCCCGAAAACACCCCGGATATCCGCGGTTTCTTCTATCCTCGCCAGAGCAATGTTGTCGGTACGGAGTTGGCGAGCGGATACAGCTTCGGTTTTGATAGCGGGAGGCTCTCCGGGCGACCCCCTATGAGCCGGGCGGTGTTCGCCCAGGCTAAGGAGGGCCTGGCCACCGCCCGGCTGCGCAGCGATTTCCGCGACACCATCCTGTGGTTGCCCGCAGTGGAAACCGACGAAACGGGAGAGGCCAGCCTCGAGGTAAAGTTCCCCGACAACCTCACCCAGTGGCGCCTCACCGCGCGGGCCATCACCCTGGGCCAGGAGGTGGGGCAAGGACGCAACCTGGTCCGCACCACCCTGCCGGTGATCGCCCGGATTGCCGCTCCGCGTTTTTTGGTACGCGGCGATGAGGCCAGGGTGCGGGTCATCGGCCAGAACAACCTGGGCCAGAACCTGCGCGGGCGGCTCAACCTCGAGGCCGAGGGCCTCACCAACCCCAACCCCGGAGGAAAAAGCGTAACCCTGAGCGCCGGGGGCCGCAGCAGCGCAGAATATACCGTGCAGGCGAGGCAAACCGGGTCCGCCAAGCTCAAGGGTTCGGTCCTGACCCCCTCTACCAGCGACGCGCTCGAGGTCACCCTCCCGGTGATCCCCAAGGGCGTGCGTGACGAGATCGGCTGGGCCGCTCAGGTGAAGCCGCTCCAGCAGCCCGGCGATGCCGGTACTCAGGGGAGCGCCCGCTGGAGCTTTACCCTTCCCGATGGGGTAGATCCCGGTTCGGTGCAGGGGGCTCTCATCCTCACCCCCTCGCTGACGGCGGCGGTCGCCCCGGCCCTGCGCTACCTGGCCGGCTACCCCTACGGCTGCTCCGAGCAGACCATGAGCCGCTTTCTGCCCAGCGTACTGGCCAAGCGGTCGGGCGGGTCCGCGCTGCTCCCCGAGGAGATCACGGCCAACCTCGACGAGATGGTCGAACAGGGCCTGGCCCGGCTTTACCGCTTCCAGCACGAGGACGGCGGCTGGGGGTTCTGGGAGAACGACGACTCCTCCCTCTTCATCTCGGCCTACGTGATGGGCGGGCTGCTCGAGGCCCGCGCGGCGGGTTACCGGGTGCGCGAGCGGGTGCTCGAGGGGGGCTTCAAATACCTGCAAGATTACGCCCGCCGGACCGACGTCTCAGCGGATGCCCGGGCGATGGCCTACTTTACCTTGGCCCAAGGAGGGAAGGGAATAAACGGTATCTCGGGCGTCCTCGCCGATAAGAACCTCACCCCCTACGGCCTGGCCCAAGCCGTGCTGGCCCTGGCCGAGGCCGGACAGCAGGATCAGGCTTTGGCAACCCAGAACCGCCTGCTCGCCAAGGTGACCGAGCGGGCTAGCCTCGC from Meiothermus sp. Pnk-1 carries:
- a CDS encoding TlpA disulfide reductase family protein, with translation MSPARANLLRWGLAVLAVGGVVYGLLGRPTSRPAAQPLPNLVLETEQGQPQNLRAFVGKPVVLNAWATWCAPCRREMPLLLEEAARQHDVQFVFVNMGEGPEAIRIFLDEVKRKEIPNLLLDKKTALSEALQIQGLPTTLFFDAKGNLLARHLGEINREELRGYLRRLE
- the pnp gene encoding polyribonucleotide nucleotidyltransferase, yielding MAEQSPNAPQGYRYSLEVGGRTLSIETGKYAKQVSGSVWVRYGDTVVMATAQASDKPIEADFLPLTVEFEERHYAVGKIPGSFMRREGRPGEKAILSARLTDRPIRPLFPKGFRHEVQVILTVLSADQENTPDILGPIAASAALTLSDIPWNGPIASVRVGLQAGRFVLNPVAAEESDLDLVVAGSKDAIIMVEAGAREIPEEQLVQALEFAHRAMQPIIELQERMRAELGKPKFTVTPPEKLSDEQSEAFRRLALERGLSAVLLTASKGERSQALEAFREAIVAEAAPGEGEEVERQRKLYSQAFDEVVKRELRRLILEEGKRADGRGPKDVRNIWIEADVLPRTHGSAVFARGETQVLGVVTLGTGRDAQLVDDLGLDTEDPFLVHYNFPPYSTGEVKRLRGVSRREVGHGNLAKRALRPVLPSQEEFPYTIRVVGDVLESNGSSSMATTCAGCLALMDAGVPIKKPVAGVAMGLVSEGDRHVVLTDILGLEDALGDMDFKVTGTKDGVTALQMDIKISGLSSETLRQALMQAREARLLILSKMAEVLPEPRRELKPQVPRILTLKVPVEKIGAIIGPGGKNVRALEELGVEVDIEQDGTVRLFSVNAQAAEEARSRILGQTQEARIGEVYEGTVSRITSFGAFVTLFPGTDGLLHISQIAPGRVERVEDVLKLGDKIRVKVNKIDEKGRVDLVRPELEGQVPPRKPPVKR
- a CDS encoding alpha-2-macroglobulin gives rise to the protein MKHFLQGILWTLLVLPVFAQSGTRMELYGGGVKSPQEPVALEYYIQRPQSTRLELFRLYEPEKLLALYGPRGVRVEGLERLKKTRLRVIPVYPGGSAYGTIRIGRLPPGLYYARIGGGLGRTLILVTRLGLVVKAEPGQTLTYTADLASGKPRAARIYLLERGVARQATADASGIARLPSPAHGDGAVVAARYGMDWAFSRLFWNGWSLVKNRVYLVTDRPVYRPGHPVFFKGIARSAAGLKPRAGQRLEVRVVNSDDEEIFQQTFTTDAYGSFSGEFRLGLDAPLGDYRLEARLEGETHDTSFEVQEFVKPEYQVSVTPSRPTAIQGDQVRFTVKGEYLFEGPVAGGKVQWSLLRSPYYRYDQGLPYEFYGDAEEAYGDVIQRGEGTLNERGELVVEVPLERQDDDYRLSLQASVSDETQREQRGAASLVAYRAGIVLGLETDRYAYQSGDSLLLNVRAEDLQGRPVAVPFTLVAEREFWVRSKGVRREQVSARQGQTNARGEATLHLSFSAQGSYRFTLSAKDPQGRPTREQAYVWVSGDSYWFWGYEGLTVRSDKKVYKPGEEAVFVIQSPVENGYALVTLEGQSLRKAEVVKMNGSALTYRLKVTEAMGPNSYLSVSVIGKGDYYQGEAEFLVPPEQRFLNVAIRPSAESFKPQDTATYTLRVTDASGKPVKAQVTVGLVDEAIYLVRPENTPDIRGFFYPRQSNVVGTELASGYSFGFDSGRLSGRPPMSRAVFAQAKEGLATARLRSDFRDTILWLPAVETDETGEASLEVKFPDNLTQWRLTARAITLGQEVGQGRNLVRTTLPVIARIAAPRFLVRGDEARVRVIGQNNLGQNLRGRLNLEAEGLTNPNPGGKSVTLSAGGRSSAEYTVQARQTGSAKLKGSVLTPSTSDALEVTLPVIPKGVRDEIGWAAQVKPLQQPGDAGTQGSARWSFTLPDGVDPGSVQGALILTPSLTAAVAPALRYLAGYPYGCSEQTMSRFLPSVLAKRSGGSALLPEEITANLDEMVEQGLARLYRFQHEDGGWGFWENDDSSLFISAYVMGGLLEARAAGYRVRERVLEGGFKYLQDYARRTDVSADARAMAYFTLAQGGKGINGISGVLADKNLTPYGLAQAVLALAEAGQQDQALATQNRLLAKVTERASLAYWESGAPDYGWNDDRVETTAYALMGLARLRPDHPIVPKVVNWLLLERRGSAWRSSKDTAAVVRAALELSKRQSSAEAWREVRISVDGQEVATQTVGEAASASVPILNLSAGTHVLEVGVSGEAPLYLGARLSYVSERAYNRPEGRGLRVARQFERLVPKYLEDQGRYVYGRSPLTGPVRPGELVLVTISVTPQTKGALRYLLVEDGIPAGFSAVEEAGMEIEGVDTPYGSDYYGWNYGYDGREFRDQRAEFYFSYLDRPITFSYVLRAETPGRYSALPTVAWLMYDPEVRGVGTEREVRVGE
- a CDS encoding ribonuclease J, encoding MNDIPNRPPNPRGPRKRRMRPKPTGPLILAKPSEHVEIIPLGGMGEIGKNMFAFRYHDEILVVDGGLAFPEEHMPGVDLLIPRIDYLLEHQELIKGWVLTHGHEDHIGALPFIMPQLPRVPVYGAKLTLGLVKGKLEEFGLRAGDFNFKEVSPDERIQIGRFFVVDLFRMTHSIPDNSGMIIHTPIGKIVHTGDFKLDPTPIDGKTSHLAKIAQAGAEGVLLLIADSTNAERPGITPSESEIAKGLDAIIGKAKGRIFVTTFASHIHRIQSVITAAEKYGRKVAMEGRSMLKFSRIAQELGYMSVRDRIYTLDEINHLPDEQVLVLSTGSQGQPEAALSRLAFGGHAKFALKPGDTVILSSSPIPGNEEAVNRVINQLYRLGTYVYYPPTYRVHASGHASQEELKIILNLTNPKFFLPWHGENRQQTNFKWLAESMGHPPQRTLIVENGQRVKLTADSISVEGEVPAGVLYVDGLGVGDITDEILEDRQHMAAEGVVVITALVSREAPAVQVVSKGFVKAGERLLNEVRNLVFEAIHAGVREKKRLEVIRDDIYYPVKKFLRKATGRDPVIIPMVIEG
- a CDS encoding DUF1175 family protein, translating into MHRLCPLLFLCIAAWAAPPDAYGYPPEVRIVSAQDREAFMRWFAAIAEAQYTARSPTWKPEDQDCAGLLRFAYVEALKPKTAEWFARFPYLPERAIPAVRSLTYPLPQIGRSVFRVAPGAYRQGDVEAGRLVGRTTAWYLMRYNTVFLGRTPDKARRGDLLFFVHPLAEGSAYHSMVYLGGGMVVYHTGLRPEEGGEVRLLSLETLRQHPEKSWHPVPENPGFLGFFRWKILVGP
- the treS gene encoding maltose alpha-D-glucosyltransferase translates to MTAADTLWYKDAVFYELHVRSFQDSNADGVGDFPGLTSRLDYLQALGVDCLWLMPFYPSPLKDDGYDIADYKAINPDYGTLDDFRHFLEEAHARGIRVIADLVVNHTSDRHFWFQEALQGPGNPYHDYYVWSETPEKYKDARIIFTDTEISNWTYQPRVGKFYWHRFFSSQPDLNYDNPKVREEMLEVVRFWLELGLDGFRVDAVPYLFEREGTNCENLPETHAFLAELRHFIDRNFPGKLLLAEANQWPKDVVAYFGTAERPEFHMCFNFPVMPRIFMALAREEARPIEEIMRSLPEIRPDCQWAIFLRNHDELTLEMVTEEERAYMYAEYAKDPRMKVNVGIRRRLAPLLDGDRRKIELLHSILLTLPGSPILYYGDEIGMGDNIYLPDRHGVRTPMQWSIDRNAGFSRADTSRLYSPVIVDPPYSYQAVNVEAQERTPTSLLNWVRRIIQVRKGYPVFGRGDISFLSSDNPKVLAYMRSYAGMHALVVHNLSRHAQPVALDLSPWKGLTPVEMIGQAAFPPIGEPPYLLTLGPHAFFWFRLDPSG